A region of Heteronotia binoei isolate CCM8104 ecotype False Entrance Well chromosome 2, APGP_CSIRO_Hbin_v1, whole genome shotgun sequence DNA encodes the following proteins:
- the STK38 gene encoding serine/threonine-protein kinase 38, with product MAMTGPAPCSSMSNHTKERVTMTKVTLENFYSNLIAQHEEREMRQKKLEKVMEEEGLKDEEKRIRRSAHARKETEFLRLKRTRLGLEDFESLKVIGRGAFGEVRLVQKKDTGHVYAMKILRKADMLEKEQVGHIRAERDILVEADSLWVVKMFYSFQDKLNLYLIMEFLPGGDMMTLLMKKDTLTEEETQFYIAETVLAIDSIHQLGFIHRDIKPDNLLLDSKGHVKLSDFGLCTGLKKAHRTEFYRNLSHSLPSDFTFQNMNSKRKAETWKRNRRQLAFSTVGTPDYIAPEVFMQTGYNKLCDWWSLGVIMYEMLIGYPPFCSETPQETYKKVMNWKETLIFPPEVPISERAKDLILRFCCEWEHRIGAPGVEEIKTNPFFEGVDWEHIRERPAAISIEIKSIDDTSNFDEFPESDILKPAVTTSNHPETDYKNKDWVFINYTYKRFEGLTARGAIPSYMKAGK from the exons ATGGCAATGACTGGTCCAGCACCTTGCTCATCCATGAGCAATCATACCAAGGAACGAGTTACAATGACAAAAGTGACTCTAGAAAATTTCTACAGCAATCTGATTGCACAGCATGAAGAACGGGAAATGAG acaaaagaaattagaaaaagtGATGGAAGAAGAAGGCTTAAAAGATGAAGAG aagagaATTAGGAGGTCAGCACATGCCCGAAAAGAAACGGAGTTTCTGCGCCTAAAAAGGACAAGGCTTGGATTGGAAGATTTTGAATCTTTAAAAGTAATAGGCAGAGGGGCGTTTGGAGAG GTACGGCTTGTTCAGAAAAAAGACACAGGGCATGTATATGCAATGAAAATCTTACGCAAAGCAGACATGCTTGAAAAAGAACAG GTTGGCCATATTCGGGCGGAGCGTGACATTCTAGTGGAGGCAGACAGTTTGTGGGTTGTAAAAATGTTCTATAGCTTTCAGGATAAGCTAAACCTCTACCTAATAATGGAGTTCCTGCCTGGAG GAGATATGATGACATTATTGATGAAAAAAGATACCCTAACAGAAGAGGAGACTCAGTTTTACATTGCAGAGACTGTGCTTGCTATAGATTCAATTCATCAGCTGGGTTTTATTCATCGTGATATTAAGCCAGATAACCTCCTTTTGGACAGTAAA GGACATGTGAAGCTATCAGACTTTGGTCTTTGCACTGGACTAAAGAAAGCTCATAGAACTGAGTTCTATAGAAATTTGAGCCACAGTCTTCCCAGTGACTTTA CTTTTCAGAATATGAATTCCAAAAGGAAAGCAGAGACTTGGAAAAGAAACCGACGGCAGTTG GCCTTCTCTACTGTGGGAACTCCAGACTATATTGCTCCAGAGGTCTTCATGCAGACTGGATACAATAAACTGTGTGACTGGTGGTCGCTTGGCGTCATTATGTATGAAATGCTAATTG GTTACCCTCCTTTTTGCTCAGAGACTCCTCAAGAAACGTATAAGAAAGTAATGAATTGGAAAGAGACTCTAATATTCCCTCCAGAAGTTCCAATCTCTGAAAGAGCTAAAGATCTTATTCTAAG atTTTGCTGTGAATGGGAACATCGAATTGGTGCTCCAGGCGTTGAGGAAATCAAAACAAACCCTTTTTTTGAAGGGGTCGACTGGGAGCATATCAG GGAGAGACCTGCGGCAATATCAATAGAAATTAAAAGTATTGATGATACTTCAAACTTTGATGAATTTCCAGAATCTGATATCCTTAAACCAGCAG TGACCACAAGTAACCATCCAGAGACAGACTACAAGAATAAAGACTGGGTCTTCATCAATTACACATACAAGCGTTTTGAGGGCTTGACAGCTCGAGGGGCAATACCATCCTACATGAAAGCAGGAAAGTAG